The Paenibacillus sp. G2S3 region AAAATCATGAAGAACTCCGGGCTAGTGCCTGAGGAAGTATCTTTGCGTGCGGAATGTGTTACCCTCGAAGGGTTCCTTGCAGCATGTCACAACAGCGGAGGTACTGAAACTAGTGAAGGCAAGGCAATCCGGGCAAAGTTGTCTTTGAAAAGGCTGCGTCTGCAAGAGCTGCTGCGTGAACGAGGCTTAGATAGTAACCCTGCTTTTATACAATACAGTATGCAAATACACGAACAGATGATTAAGGAAGAAGAATAACGCTAACTAATGTCCTTTCGTGTAGACATACGTATAAATAGTGTAATATAAAAAGGCATCTCTAAGTCGATTCAGACGAAAGAGCTGCCTTTTACATGCAATGCTTCACAAGCGTATTTTCATCTTACTTGCTTGAAATATACCCATTCTGGATCGCCATCATCTAAATTCTCAATGATTCCACTCCTTACAAAACCTAAAGAAAGACAGACCTGCTGCATGATCGTATTGGATTCATTAGTGGAGGTAAACAGCTTGGGGGTTGGAGAATGTTCTTCAATGTAACGAATAAGTGCACCGGCAATTCCGAGCCGTCTAAAATTGGGGTTCACAATTACGAGCTGAATAAAACAGCATTCAAAAAAGTGGTATCGTAATAAGCAAAACCGACAGGCTCATTGTTAATCGTTGCTACAACACATTGTTCATTTAGAATATATTGTTCGATTTTAGGTTTACGAATTTCGCTGCCAATGACCATACCGTCGATCTTACTGAGCATAGATAAATCTGAAATAGTGGCTTTTTTAAGAGCATCTTAGCAAGTCTCCTTTTTTAAAAAAATATGAAAGTATAAGTTTCAACCTAAATATTATATCTTTATATTTCTCGTATAAATGTTAACCGTCCTTATAGGGACACCAAAGGCGGTTATACTTGAAAGGGTAAAATGATATGTATAGTTTGTCTTGATCTTTGAAGTTTTTTCGCACATGATAAATAGGGTTTAGACCACATCAAAGGAAATCATAACATATTATTACAAACGATGGAGAGATACAATGAAACAGCTTCCAATTATACAGGTACTTCCAGACCTGAAAAACATACTTCGCTCATCGCGGGCGGCTATTCTGATCGCAGAACCTGGAGCGGGCAAAACAACAGGAACGCCTCCAGCATTTCTGGACGAGCCATGGATGGCTGGTAAAAGTATTCTTATGCTTGAGCCTAGAAGACTTGCCGCTAGATCAGCTGCAACTTACATGGCGTCCAATCTTGGAGAAAGTGTTGGACAAACGGTAGGTTATCGGATGCGGA contains the following coding sequences:
- a CDS encoding DnaJ family domain-containing protein, with product MGMMSWLVEQRIQESMRNGEFQDLPGHGKPLELEDLSGVPEELRMSFKIMKNSGLVPEEVSLRAECVTLEGFLAACHNSGGTETSEGKAIRAKLSLKRLRLQELLRERGLDSNPAFIQYSMQIHEQMIKEEE